The following coding sequences are from one Hydra vulgaris chromosome 04, alternate assembly HydraT2T_AEP window:
- the LOC136079815 gene encoding uncharacterized protein LOC136079815 codes for MASASLSSNKLKLNHLTINNYNRHNACESQKQFIKSVQDYSIKTRQSPVDITDDVFSLKSLPPKHQLMKWSTELSSMRNNIASGIHYIECNLGKFMYESVQHLIALHRAQEMKLAVDQELTWFNSPKLVPKSISIFPSQNLIEKFKEVLFRRPANKEISEYAMNPNTLAELCCARWLSSDHMLQISSILNSIQSHSKVIYFNFLGNIEHCVSRITVVPEKLIFIINVGGNNEKTFSGTDLNAGCHWTLAVYNSIEGNFYYGDSLGWTAPDDFLTKVKLLIRKLYHISESFNITYCHDPKTHMNGVKKCSSFCKENYPMQTCGNICGVITIIVCAIYCLKYDYFNCMINNGQIENNNYNFLKDPTKYSKYLRLVLMSWFISKEINLDFVVPTTIVREVSTSFEVCDTDSDEDAMYTNVFESNINKKKMANVKNTNFLSLKCAICTISFTQKKNMLRHMKNKHKSIDEAQENIQSGNSFCLQCGFKCRRIKDLRKHLSAVHFYTFLKEKLSFANYREFEMWKSDIESNNATQYVLPSGEKIDKDGRKVSYY; via the exons ATG GCATCTGCTAGCTTGTCTTCAAACAAGTTAAAGCTTAATCACCTTACGATCAACAATTATAATCGACATAATGCTTGCGAGTCACAGAAACAGTTTATTAAATCTGTTCAAGATTATTCTATCAAAACACGCCAGTCTCCTGTGGATATAACTGATGATGTATTTTCTCTTAAAAGTTTACCACCTAAACATCAGTTAATGAAATGGTCCACTGAACTATCATCTATGCGCAATAATATTGCGAGTGGAATCCATTATATAGAATGCAATCTAGGAAAGTTCATGTATGAAAGTGTTCAGCATCTAATAGCTCTTCATAGGGCTCAAGAAATGAAGCTAGCAGTTGATCAAGAGTTAACATGGTTTAATTCTCCCAAGTTAGTACCAAAATCAATCAGTATTTTTCCTTCtcaaaatttaatagaaaagttCAAAGAAGTGCTTTTTAGAAGGCCAGCTAATAAAGAAATATCAGAATATGCGATGAACCCTAATACTTTGGCTGAGTTATGTTGTGCTAGATGGCTTTCATCAGATCATATGCTGCAAATTTCTAGCATTTTAAACTCTATTCAAAGCCATTCaaaggtaatttattttaactttttaggaaATATTGAGCATTGTGTATCAAGAATAACTGTTGTCCCTGAAAAGCTgatctttattataaatgttgGAGGAAACAATGAGAAAACATTTTCTGGCACAGATTTAAATGCAGGTTGCCACTGGACACTTGCAGTTTATAATAGTATTGAAGGTAATTTTTACTATGGAGATTCTTTAGGATGGACAGCTCCAGatgattttttaactaaagttaaattattaatcAGAAAATTGTATCACATAAGCGAAAGCTTTAATATCACTTATTGTCATGATCCAAAGACACACATGAATGGAGTTAAAAAATGCAGTTctttttgcaaagaaaattaTCCCATGCAGACATGTGGAAATATTTGTGGAGTTATTACCATAATAGTATGTGCAATCTATTGCTTAAAATATGACTACTTTAACTGTATGATAAATAATGGTCAAATAGAGaacaataattacaattttctaaaagaccctactaaatattctaaatatttaagattagtTTTAATGTCATGGTTTATCTCAAAAgaaataaatcttgattttGTTGTTCCTACCACTATTGTGCGTGAAGTTTCCACCAGTTTTGAAGTATGTGATACTGATTCTGATGAAGATGCCATGTATACAAATGTTTTCGAATCcaacataaataaaaagaaaatggccaatgtaaaaaataccaattttttatctttaaaatgcgCAATTTGCACTATCTCTTtcacccaaaaaaaaaacatgctacggcatatgaaaaataaacacaaatcaATTGATGAAGCACAAGAAAATATTCAATCAGGAAATTCTTTTTGTCTTCAATGTGGATTTAAATGTAGGCGAATTAAGGatttaagaaaacatttatCTGCAGTTCATTTTTATACCTttctgaaagaaaaattatcgtTTGCTAATTATCGAG aatttgaaatGTGGAAATCAGATATTGAAAGTAATAATGCAACACAATATGTTTTACCTTCTGGTGAAAAGATTGATAAAGATGGTAGGAAAGTATCATACTATTAA